A region of Nostoc sp. KVJ3 DNA encodes the following proteins:
- a CDS encoding glycosyltransferase family 4 protein produces the protein MLIKLAILVTHPVQYFAPVFRELAQQQDLEVKVFFGCNHGVIPSEDPNFGVVFKWDCQPTAGFEHEFISTSSLKGLRGIQGIKLATKAVAAINRYQPDAILIFAYSPTFITVSTLLLGLTGHKLMLRAETTNEALSRSYIKDKIRQLFLSFYYRQFTHFFPIGTNSINHYLRMGVSKSCMTLAHYAIDTDFFQKQVDFWLPQRETLRANAGIREQDHVLIYCGKMFPAKNPLIIPDALEKLSSVEKEKTWFFAVGDGELREEFEGRVKLQLGERTIFVGFKNQSELGEYYAMADTLILPSQNGETWGLVVNEALQFGLRVIISDQVGCAKDLIKNIKHGWIFSCIDTLQLAEIISQAIVQPKLRCRELKSLPHPSNLATSVYVQLIA, from the coding sequence ATGTTAATAAAACTTGCAATTCTCGTTACTCATCCAGTTCAGTATTTTGCACCTGTATTTCGTGAGTTAGCACAGCAACAAGATTTAGAAGTAAAAGTATTTTTTGGCTGTAATCATGGTGTAATACCGAGTGAAGATCCTAACTTTGGCGTAGTATTCAAATGGGATTGCCAACCAACCGCAGGTTTTGAACACGAATTCATCTCTACAAGTTCGCTGAAAGGTTTAAGAGGAATACAAGGTATTAAATTAGCTACTAAAGCTGTTGCTGCAATTAATCGCTATCAACCTGATGCTATATTGATTTTCGCTTATTCACCTACTTTCATTACTGTTAGCACTTTGCTGTTAGGTCTAACTGGACACAAGTTAATGCTGAGAGCTGAAACAACAAATGAGGCATTATCACGTTCTTATATCAAGGATAAAATACGTCAGCTATTCTTATCTTTTTACTATCGTCAATTTACTCATTTTTTCCCGATTGGAACAAATTCTATAAATCATTATTTGCGGATGGGAGTAAGTAAGAGTTGTATGACGTTAGCTCACTACGCCATTGATACAGACTTTTTTCAAAAACAGGTGGACTTTTGGCTACCACAGAGAGAAACTTTACGAGCTAACGCAGGTATTAGAGAACAAGACCATGTTTTGATCTATTGTGGCAAGATGTTTCCAGCAAAAAATCCTTTAATAATTCCTGATGCCTTAGAAAAACTATCATCAGTGGAAAAAGAAAAGACTTGGTTTTTTGCTGTGGGAGATGGGGAATTAAGAGAGGAATTTGAAGGAAGAGTAAAATTACAGCTAGGTGAAAGAACAATTTTTGTTGGCTTTAAAAATCAGTCGGAATTAGGTGAATATTATGCAATGGCAGATACACTAATTCTCCCCTCCCAGAATGGAGAAACCTGGGGATTAGTTGTTAATGAAGCCCTTCAGTTTGGTTTGAGAGTTATTATAAGTGATCAGGTTGGTTGTGCAAAGGATTTGATAAAAAATATTAAGCATGGTTGGATTTTTTCATGTATTGATACTCTACAATTAGCGGAAATAATTTCTCAGGCAATTGTGCAGCCTAAGTTACGATGTAGAGAATTAAAATCATTACCTCATCCAAGTAACCTAGCTACAAGTGTTTACGTTCAATTAATTGCGTAG
- a CDS encoding FkbM family methyltransferase, translated as MIAFKFSNIRSNNPIGKFLRLPLSLLPTKSILPILQGPAKGMKWIVGSGVHGMWLGSYEEDKQKLLTELSLEGTTVLDIGANVGFFSILLSRLVGATGKVISFEPLPRNIEFIRQHIRLNKIDNIEIISAAVSDKIGKMKFATSHLHAQGYLTDKGDLEVSMNTLDSLDNLNNPVSLVKIDVEGAEANVLRGGEKFFQEYRPIILLATHGKNQVNDCQVILHEYNYSMALINKDLYGLGCDEWLAKPDKFSL; from the coding sequence ATGATTGCATTTAAGTTTAGTAATATTCGCTCAAACAATCCAATTGGGAAGTTTCTTCGTCTTCCTTTATCTTTATTACCTACAAAATCTATACTTCCTATCCTGCAAGGCCCAGCAAAAGGAATGAAGTGGATTGTAGGAAGTGGAGTACATGGAATGTGGCTAGGCTCGTATGAAGAAGATAAGCAGAAGCTACTGACTGAGTTATCGCTTGAAGGCACTACTGTTTTAGATATTGGTGCAAATGTGGGTTTTTTTAGCATCTTGTTGAGCCGTTTAGTTGGAGCAACAGGTAAAGTAATATCTTTTGAACCATTACCTAGAAATATTGAGTTTATTCGTCAGCATATACGGTTGAATAAAATAGATAATATTGAGATTATTTCAGCAGCAGTCAGTGACAAAATAGGGAAAATGAAGTTTGCTACTTCTCACTTACACGCACAAGGATATTTGACAGATAAGGGAGATTTAGAAGTTTCTATGAATACTTTAGATTCGTTAGATAATTTAAATAATCCAGTTAGCTTAGTTAAAATAGATGTTGAGGGTGCTGAAGCAAATGTATTGAGGGGTGGAGAGAAATTTTTTCAAGAATATAGACCAATTATATTACTAGCTACACATGGGAAAAATCAAGTCAATGATTGTCAAGTGATTTTGCATGAATATAACTATTCTATGGCACTAATAAATAAAGATTTATATGGATTGGGGTGCGATGAATGGCTGGCAAAACCTGATAAATTTTCATTATGA
- a CDS encoding glycosyltransferase family protein, with protein MNYKIIIIGNTSQSYQLGSIFTRAFQELNILFDTNNTSCNYYAPSMKQSWGKIFFKISGKRPLEWWSFNQKIVNCINEFSPQVVLVTGIFPLTNEVFDICSKIGTKIVNYLTDYPWNPNHRSEFFLSNLKKYDLVISTKTKILSELIKHEVKKVHFLPFAYDPFLCHQPINVSQVEQDLFKADISFIGTGDSERIPFLDAISSSNGLNLKIYGTAWDRLNLKKWQKLPAVFEHEFRLAIYFSKLSLGIVRKRNKDESTMRTFEIAACGGCGIYEDTQEHREILAGYPDYGFFTSPEDLANKCKWLLNNPTEREEMRNTGMKIIIKDTNTYTSRLKTILDLCCE; from the coding sequence ATGAATTATAAAATAATAATTATTGGCAATACTTCGCAAAGTTATCAATTGGGTTCTATATTTACCAGAGCATTTCAAGAGTTAAACATTTTGTTTGATACCAACAATACAAGCTGCAATTACTACGCTCCATCTATGAAACAGTCATGGGGCAAAATATTTTTTAAAATATCAGGAAAACGTCCTTTAGAATGGTGGTCATTTAATCAAAAAATAGTTAACTGTATAAATGAGTTTAGTCCACAAGTTGTTTTAGTAACAGGAATTTTTCCTTTAACAAATGAAGTGTTCGATATCTGTTCTAAAATAGGTACAAAGATTGTTAATTATTTAACTGATTATCCGTGGAATCCAAACCATCGTAGCGAATTTTTTCTATCTAATCTTAAAAAGTATGATTTAGTTATAAGTACAAAAACAAAAATATTGTCAGAGTTAATTAAACATGAAGTTAAAAAAGTGCATTTTTTGCCATTTGCCTATGATCCATTTCTTTGTCACCAGCCGATAAATGTTTCTCAAGTTGAGCAAGATTTATTTAAAGCAGATATTTCTTTTATAGGTACAGGTGATAGTGAACGTATTCCTTTTTTGGATGCTATATCTTCATCGAATGGATTAAACTTAAAAATTTATGGTACAGCTTGGGATAGACTGAATCTAAAAAAATGGCAAAAGCTACCAGCAGTTTTTGAGCATGAATTCCGGCTAGCTATTTATTTTTCTAAGTTATCACTAGGTATTGTCAGAAAACGGAATAAAGATGAATCAACCATGAGAACATTTGAAATAGCTGCCTGTGGTGGATGTGGAATTTATGAAGATACTCAAGAACATAGAGAAATTTTAGCCGGGTATCCTGATTATGGTTTCTTCACCTCACCAGAAGATTTAGCTAATAAGTGTAAATGGTTATTGAACAATCCTACAGAAAGAGAAGAAATGCGAAATACTGGTATGAAAATTATCATAAAAGATACAAATACATATACAAGCCGATTAAAAACTATATTAGATTTGTGTTGTGAGTAA
- a CDS encoding class I SAM-dependent methyltransferase, translated as MENYYNISWLEQDKLHKTSILKRLFYFFSRPLLSIYASQFLSTQTLKILQPSLVLPGRGMPLETRRLWGAALCKTREATILVQGTGTGWDVISWARLKPKKIIATDLFEFKDSWSEITNYCKKILNVEIEFSQSPLEDHSFIKDESIDLCASDAVFEHCQDLKSVLKESFRVLKPGGILYATYGPLWFCAGGDHFSGRGGLQNCFNHLLLDSEQYMKYFLSFLQTNEDFQSGGRYVELDLFSHLSSKEYCELFQEVGFQIKDLILQLDPKSLAFKTEFSEIFRQLCNKYTNKYEDDFLISANLVRLLKPSSS; from the coding sequence ATGGAAAATTACTATAATATCTCTTGGTTAGAGCAAGATAAATTACATAAGACAAGCATACTTAAGCGTCTATTTTATTTTTTTAGTCGTCCTTTACTTTCTATATATGCTAGTCAATTTTTATCAACACAGACTCTAAAAATTCTTCAGCCATCTCTCGTACTTCCAGGACGTGGAATGCCTTTAGAAACTCGTCGTCTTTGGGGAGCAGCTTTGTGCAAAACTAGAGAAGCTACTATCCTTGTTCAAGGAACTGGAACTGGCTGGGATGTCATTTCTTGGGCAAGGTTAAAGCCTAAAAAAATTATCGCAACTGACTTATTTGAATTCAAAGATTCTTGGAGTGAAATCACTAATTATTGTAAAAAAATATTAAATGTTGAAATTGAGTTTTCTCAATCTCCTTTGGAAGATCATTCATTCATCAAAGATGAATCAATAGATTTATGTGCGTCAGATGCAGTTTTTGAACACTGTCAAGATTTAAAATCAGTTCTCAAAGAATCATTTCGCGTTTTGAAGCCAGGAGGAATTTTATATGCGACTTATGGGCCTCTGTGGTTTTGTGCTGGCGGCGATCATTTTTCAGGAAGGGGTGGTTTACAAAATTGTTTTAACCATTTATTGCTAGATTCTGAACAATATATGAAATACTTTCTCTCATTTTTACAAACTAATGAAGATTTTCAAAGTGGAGGACGTTATGTTGAACTTGATTTATTTTCACATTTAAGTAGTAAAGAATACTGTGAACTTTTTCAAGAAGTAGGCTTCCAAATAAAAGATTTAATTCTTCAATTAGACCCTAAGTCTTTAGCCTTTAAAACTGAGTTTTCTGAAATATTCAGGCAATTATGTAATAAATATACTAATAAATATGAAGATGATTTTTTAATTAGTGCTAATCTAGTCCGCTTGCTAAAACCATCTAGTAGTTAA
- a CDS encoding class I SAM-dependent methyltransferase: MNYRQRLYDNYVSANKQFQRDLNPNPYKQDDRNIINLQYAMSNWLKEIPRNGKVLDVACGSGNILSLLQIEGFTDLYGVDISPEQVNIARQQFSQVICADAIEYLLQNPNKFSLITGFDILEHFNKDEAVKFLDAIYSALVPGGRLILQLPNGDSPLSGGVVYGDLTHEVTYTSVSLKHILLACSFGHVQFQEHGPQPTSLKGVVRFGIWGVIRQIIKLIHFVETGGISTGIYTRVMRAYAVKAN, from the coding sequence ATGAACTATCGTCAACGCCTCTATGATAATTACGTTTCAGCAAATAAGCAATTTCAGCGCGATTTAAATCCCAATCCCTATAAGCAGGATGACCGGAATATAATAAACCTGCAATACGCTATGAGTAATTGGTTAAAGGAAATTCCTCGAAACGGTAAAGTTTTGGATGTTGCTTGTGGATCTGGTAATATTCTCAGTTTACTCCAAATTGAGGGGTTTACTGACTTATATGGGGTAGATATAAGTCCAGAACAAGTTAATATTGCTCGTCAGCAGTTTTCTCAAGTTATTTGTGCTGATGCGATTGAATATCTATTGCAAAACCCAAATAAGTTTTCTCTAATTACAGGCTTTGATATATTGGAACACTTTAATAAAGATGAAGCAGTTAAATTTTTGGATGCTATATACTCTGCTCTAGTTCCTGGTGGTCGTCTGATTTTGCAACTGCCCAATGGTGATTCACCACTCTCCGGTGGTGTGGTCTATGGTGACTTAACTCATGAAGTAACTTATACATCTGTCAGTTTAAAACATATACTTTTAGCCTGTAGTTTTGGACATGTCCAATTTCAAGAACATGGACCGCAACCAACCTCTTTAAAAGGTGTAGTTAGATTTGGAATCTGGGGTGTAATCAGGCAAATAATCAAGCTAATTCATTTTGTAGAAACTGGAGGTATTTCAACAGGAATTTATACAAGAGTTATGCGTGCTTATGCTGTGAAGGCTAATTGA
- a CDS encoding lipopolysaccharide biosynthesis protein, with the protein MPKHLFKILDKVTPGASRSLGWEILMSALSFPASILLNRTLGAEDRGLLALVILVPSTIFVLGSCQWDRLLKGLITSKQISPREAWRRTTYYACWLSAIFIPVGVFASLAFDKIPENARWLSIIYNANFPIYFLGGCLSAIYVAAGNIDGQYLMRIGLQGSYLLLIFALLLTNFISVKAVIFIYIAIHTISLGVGWLKKDHIITGEICKERPPLAPLFHAFLPYSLESFSTRIDIWAFSIFGSLVSLGHYTGITALMLPVGLVSNALTSASTAKLDWTQPDIVRRYLMKTVSVLLCLLLVLVIGGILLGSSLMKLLLGRSFEGGEWMIPWIAVIVVGQAAAMQFHSALQLSGAFNAYLIIQTIEPFLRLIIVLVLGMWLSELGIILGITVSFSLKAAVCIYFHKRLEMKPI; encoded by the coding sequence ATGCCTAAACATCTTTTTAAGATATTAGACAAAGTTACTCCCGGAGCATCGCGTAGTCTTGGCTGGGAAATTCTGATGTCTGCTCTCTCATTTCCTGCTTCTATATTGCTTAATCGCACATTAGGTGCTGAAGACAGAGGTTTACTTGCATTAGTGATACTTGTTCCATCAACTATTTTTGTTTTAGGTAGCTGTCAATGGGACAGGTTGCTAAAAGGTTTAATTACCTCAAAACAAATTTCACCTAGAGAAGCGTGGCGTAGAACTACATATTATGCTTGTTGGCTTTCTGCAATATTTATCCCAGTTGGAGTATTTGCCAGCCTAGCTTTTGATAAAATTCCAGAAAATGCTCGTTGGCTCAGTATTATATATAATGCAAATTTCCCCATATATTTCCTCGGTGGCTGTCTATCTGCAATTTACGTCGCTGCTGGTAATATTGATGGACAATATTTAATGCGAATAGGATTACAAGGTAGTTATCTACTTTTAATATTTGCTTTACTGTTGACAAACTTTATATCTGTTAAAGCAGTAATATTTATTTATATTGCTATCCATACTATTTCTTTAGGAGTGGGCTGGCTTAAAAAAGATCACATAATTACAGGAGAAATTTGTAAAGAAAGACCTCCCCTAGCTCCTCTTTTTCATGCTTTTTTGCCTTATTCACTAGAATCATTCTCCACAAGAATTGATATATGGGCTTTTTCTATCTTTGGTTCCTTGGTGAGTCTTGGTCATTATACAGGAATCACTGCACTCATGTTACCAGTCGGCTTGGTATCAAATGCCTTAACTAGTGCTAGTACAGCAAAATTAGATTGGACACAGCCTGATATAGTACGTCGTTATCTAATGAAAACAGTCAGTGTTTTATTATGCCTTTTGTTAGTTCTGGTTATAGGAGGAATCTTATTAGGTTCTTCTTTAATGAAGTTACTTTTGGGAAGAAGTTTCGAGGGTGGCGAGTGGATGATTCCTTGGATTGCTGTTATTGTTGTGGGGCAAGCTGCCGCGATGCAGTTTCATTCTGCTTTGCAACTATCAGGTGCTTTCAATGCTTATTTAATAATTCAAACAATAGAACCATTCTTGCGGTTGATAATTGTCTTGGTTTTAGGAATGTGGTTGTCAGAATTGGGAATTATATTAGGTATAACAGTCTCTTTTTCCTTAAAAGCAGCAGTATGTATTTACTTTCATAAAAGGTTAGAAATGAAACCTATATAG
- a CDS encoding class I SAM-dependent methyltransferase: protein MMNTNYYDASEAWKQELDHEGYEHHCYSAEDLRKIKRLGRVWQKILQITQLPSPARLFELGCGGGIHLSKLALNGFEVHGIDVSNGVVARAQNYLEEVSKFQPIKASVEVANIFDYQSSESYDMCFHVGVIEHFLELSQRQQIWDKLYSLTKPNGWIVSVVPCGKHFMRKIIRDKRLGGYNIPEIDYSCASHRKEFEHIGLTSIHTLSHNYFPFLAVHPSRLISQILYPLLFIGGNILMPHIPLSESVKERCAASLIVIGKKIL from the coding sequence ATGATGAACACAAATTATTATGATGCTAGTGAAGCTTGGAAACAAGAGTTAGACCATGAAGGATATGAACATCACTGCTACTCAGCAGAAGATTTGAGAAAAATTAAGCGTCTTGGTCGAGTTTGGCAAAAAATATTACAAATTACACAACTACCATCACCTGCTCGCTTATTTGAGTTAGGGTGTGGGGGAGGAATTCATCTATCGAAGTTAGCCCTGAATGGATTTGAAGTTCATGGAATTGATGTATCCAATGGCGTGGTTGCAAGGGCGCAGAATTATTTAGAAGAAGTTAGTAAATTTCAACCTATCAAAGCGAGTGTCGAAGTTGCCAACATTTTTGATTATCAAAGTTCTGAGTCCTATGATATGTGCTTTCATGTTGGAGTAATAGAACATTTCTTAGAGCTTTCACAACGACAGCAAATTTGGGATAAACTTTATTCCCTAACTAAACCCAATGGCTGGATTGTATCAGTAGTTCCCTGTGGTAAACATTTTATGAGAAAAATAATAAGGGATAAACGCTTAGGTGGTTACAACATTCCTGAAATTGATTATAGTTGTGCTTCCCACCGCAAAGAATTTGAGCATATTGGATTGACTTCTATTCATACTCTTTCTCATAACTATTTTCCTTTTCTTGCTGTACATCCTTCTAGATTAATTTCTCAAATATTGTATCCTCTCTTGTTTATAGGAGGAAATATATTAATGCCTCATATTCCTCTTTCTGAATCTGTCAAGGAAAGATGTGCTGCATCACTTATAGTGATAGGGAAAAAAATACTTTAA
- a CDS encoding class I SAM-dependent methyltransferase yields the protein MIRKDVKLQRKYYTDTAEQYDEIHGGEDSAHDTALKYISTFMDLLEVTTVLDVGCGTGRGVKYFLDKYPDLKVIGVEPVQALINQGIKKGISSELLICAEGESLPFNDGSFDSAVV from the coding sequence ATGATAAGAAAAGATGTAAAATTACAACGCAAATATTATACGGATACAGCAGAGCAATACGACGAGATACATGGTGGTGAAGATAGCGCACATGATACTGCTCTAAAGTATATTTCGACCTTTATGGATCTTTTAGAAGTAACTACTGTTCTTGATGTAGGGTGTGGAACAGGACGTGGTGTCAAGTACTTCCTTGATAAGTATCCCGACTTAAAAGTTATTGGAGTGGAGCCTGTCCAAGCATTAATCAATCAAGGTATAAAAAAAGGTATCAGTTCTGAATTACTGATTTGTGCAGAAGGTGAGTCTCTACCTTTTAATGATGGGAGTTTTGATTCCGCAGTAGTTTAA
- a CDS encoding glycosyltransferase family 4 protein yields the protein MRISIVAGGRWHAFDLARELHSAGVLHRLITNYPKYKTRKWGIPDDKVVSLPLTLLLGKAIHQIGQEKLMMKSQALLHNLFAKAASRYLEGSTLIHGWSSFSEPALHWAKRNKIPFLLERSSSHMKVQCQLLREEYQQLGLHWAETHPEIVAQELREYEMTDKVTVPSLFVKRSFLAQGFSEKRLVHNPFGTNLKTFSPGKKHDDVFRIIYAGSLSVRKGIHYLVQAFMQANIPNSELWLVGGVATETSRLLTGADERIKLIGHVPQAKLVDYYRNSSVFVMASIEEGMAMVQLQALACGLPLICTTNTGGEDLLRISGVQPVKLDIGIEEYPAGYLVPVRDSQAIATCLKNLANNSQLLQTKREAALSIRKTSTGLDWNNYAKRAIATYENLHNQQV from the coding sequence ATGAGAATTTCAATTGTGGCTGGTGGGAGATGGCACGCTTTTGACCTAGCAAGAGAACTGCATTCAGCAGGTGTTTTACATCGTTTAATCACCAACTATCCTAAATACAAAACCCGCAAATGGGGAATACCAGATGATAAAGTAGTCAGCTTGCCTTTAACTCTTTTATTAGGGAAAGCCATCCACCAGATAGGTCAAGAAAAATTGATGATGAAATCCCAAGCCTTACTCCATAATTTATTTGCTAAAGCAGCAAGTAGATACCTAGAAGGCAGCACCCTAATACACGGCTGGTCAAGTTTTTCTGAGCCTGCTTTGCACTGGGCAAAACGGAATAAGATACCCTTTTTGTTAGAACGTAGTTCTTCTCACATGAAGGTGCAATGTCAACTATTGAGGGAAGAATACCAGCAGTTAGGTTTGCATTGGGCAGAAACACACCCAGAGATTGTAGCTCAGGAATTACGAGAGTATGAAATGACAGACAAGGTTACAGTGCCAAGCTTGTTTGTAAAACGTAGTTTCCTTGCTCAGGGTTTTTCTGAAAAACGCCTAGTCCATAATCCTTTTGGTACGAATCTTAAAACCTTTTCGCCTGGAAAAAAACATGATGACGTGTTTCGCATTATCTATGCTGGTTCTTTAAGTGTACGTAAGGGCATTCATTATCTAGTTCAAGCCTTTATGCAGGCAAATATACCAAATAGCGAACTATGGTTGGTTGGTGGAGTTGCTACGGAAACCTCTCGTTTATTAACAGGAGCAGATGAACGAATTAAATTGATTGGTCATGTACCACAGGCAAAATTAGTGGATTACTACCGCAATAGTAGTGTTTTTGTGATGGCGAGTATTGAAGAAGGTATGGCAATGGTTCAATTACAAGCTCTTGCGTGTGGCTTGCCCTTAATTTGTACAACTAATACTGGTGGCGAAGATTTACTAAGAATATCTGGTGTGCAACCAGTCAAATTAGACATAGGTATAGAAGAGTATCCTGCTGGATATTTAGTACCTGTAAGAGATAGTCAGGCGATCGCCACCTGTTTAAAAAACCTAGCTAATAATTCCCAACTCCTCCAAACTAAACGAGAGGCAGCTCTATCTATTCGCAAGACTAGCACAGGATTAGATTGGAACAATTACGCTAAACGGGCGATCGCCACCTATGAAAATCTACACAATCAACAAGTGTAG
- a CDS encoding glycosyltransferase family 4 protein — protein MKILYFVTDAFGGRGGISQYNRDFINSLCSGDNCEKVVAIPRKKLVDHIEILPQKLTYITSGIEGKLAYIGAIFHTIRANPKFDLIVCGHLYMLPLACLVKLWTKAPILLEIYGIEAWKPHSNIVNYCLPAVDFVVSISQITLDRFQSWANIPKVQQFLLPNAIALEQYGHDDKNSELTSQYGLKDKIVLMTLGRLDSYERYKGFDAVIELLPKLNEIIPNLAYLIVGEGCDRERLEEKVRSLNLQGQVIFTGFISEAKKADHYRLADVYVMPSKGEGFGFVFLEAMACGIPVVASKVDGSREAVRNGLLGILVNPDDPEEVKAGILEALKRPKGVIPQGLEYFSYENFERRCHNICDQILQVSSR, from the coding sequence ATGAAAATCCTCTATTTTGTGACAGATGCCTTTGGAGGGCGCGGGGGGATCTCACAGTACAACCGAGACTTTATTAACTCTCTCTGTAGTGGCGACAATTGTGAGAAAGTGGTCGCCATTCCCAGAAAAAAACTTGTCGATCACATTGAAATTTTGCCCCAAAAACTAACATATATTACATCAGGAATAGAAGGTAAGTTAGCTTATATTGGTGCCATTTTTCACACCATCAGAGCCAATCCCAAATTCGATTTAATTGTCTGCGGTCATCTTTATATGCTGCCGCTTGCCTGCTTAGTTAAACTGTGGACAAAAGCGCCTATACTCCTAGAAATCTATGGCATCGAAGCCTGGAAGCCTCATAGCAACATAGTCAACTATTGTCTTCCAGCAGTAGATTTTGTTGTCTCTATCAGCCAAATTACATTGGATCGCTTTCAATCCTGGGCAAATATACCCAAGGTGCAACAATTTTTACTGCCAAATGCCATCGCTCTTGAACAGTATGGACACGATGATAAAAATTCTGAACTTACTTCCCAATATGGACTCAAAGATAAGATAGTTCTAATGACATTAGGACGTTTGGACTCTTATGAACGATATAAGGGGTTTGATGCAGTAATCGAGTTACTGCCTAAGTTGAACGAAATAATTCCTAATTTAGCCTACTTAATAGTGGGAGAAGGATGTGATAGAGAGAGATTAGAAGAGAAAGTGCGATCGCTTAATCTTCAGGGACAAGTGATTTTCACAGGATTTATTTCTGAAGCCAAAAAAGCCGACCACTATCGCCTAGCAGATGTTTATGTAATGCCGAGTAAGGGAGAAGGATTTGGCTTTGTTTTTTTAGAAGCAATGGCTTGCGGTATTCCCGTAGTTGCGAGTAAAGTTGATGGCAGTCGTGAGGCAGTACGAAATGGTTTACTAGGCATTCTTGTTAATCCTGATGATCCAGAAGAAGTAAAGGCGGGAATTTTAGAAGCGTTGAAGCGACCTAAAGGAGTAATACCCCAAGGATTAGAGTATTTTTCCTATGAAAATTTCGAGCGGAGGTGTCACAATATTTGCGACCAAATATTGCAAGTATCTAGCAGATGA